CACTTCGTGACGGAGAGGGCAACCCTACCCATTTTTTGGCGATTCAGGAAGACATTACCGAGCGGAAGCGGGTTGAGGCGGCCTTGCGGGAGAGTGAGGCCCAAACCAGGTTAATCATCGAGAATGCCTTGGATGCCATTGTTCTGATCAGTGCCAACGATTCAATCACCGATTGGAATCCTCAGGCTGAAAAAATTTTTGGCTGGAAGCGCGAGGAAGTATTGGGATTGTCATTAGCGGAAACCATCATTCCTCCCCGCCACCGGGAAGCCCACTGGCAGGGGTTGCGGCGATTTTTAAACACAGGCAAGGGGCCCATTTTGGGTAAGCGGGTTGAATTGAGCGCCTTGCATCGAGATGGGCATGAGTTTCCGGTTGAGTTGACTGTGCTGCCTCTAAAAGTAAGGAATAGCTATGTATTCAGTGGCTTCCTGCGCGATCTTACCCAGCAAAAAGAAACGGAAGAAGCCATTCGGCAAGCGCGCGTGAAGTTGGCAGTAGCCCAAAATGAAATGCGGATCGCCCAACAGATCCAAGAATCATTATTTCCTCCCGCCCCGCTGGTGCTGCCGACGGTAAAAATTATGGGCTACTGTCTCCCTGCCACCCATGTGGGTGGGGATTATTTTGACTACTTTCAGTGGCGGGATAAAACCATTGACATTGTGATTGCCGATGTCTCGGGGCATTCTGTAGGGCCGGCGTTATTGATGGCTGAGGCGCGGAGTGCATTAAAGTCGCAATTTCATTTACATAGAACGGTGGTGGAGACGCTATCTAGTCTCAATGAGACGCTCTACGAAGATTTGGACCGGGCCGATCTCTTCATCACCCTCTGTTATTTGCGTTACGATATGGTGACGCGCCAATTAACCTATGCTAATGCTGGCCACCTTCCGCCGTTGTTATTTCGTCAAGGGCAGCGCTGCAGGCAACTGGATGCGGATGGGCTGGTGCTCGGCGTGAATAGAGAGGTGATTTTCGAAACGCGTTCTGAGAGCTTGCAGCCGGGGGATATGCTTTTTCTCTACACCGATGGCATCATTGAAGCCGAGAATAAAAAAGGCGATTTTTTTGGAATTGAGCGCCTCTGTGATTTGCTTAATGAGCACCATCAAGCGGGATCGGAGCCTCAGGAGATTATCACGAACATCATTGAACGGCTGCAAGCTTTTCGTCATAGAAAAACCTTTGAGGACGATGTCACCATGGTGGTGGTGAAAGTATTGTAAGTAGTCGTTTTTACTAGGAACTCCGTTTGGTAAGGTTTAGAAAATATTTTAGCTTTATATATTGGGGTCGAGATGAGTAATCCACTTCTTGAATTTGCGGGCCTACCTCCATTTTCGAAAATTCAGCCAGCCCATGTGGAGCCTGCGATTGATTGTCTGCTGGCAGAAGGGCGGGCCTTGATTGAACAACTGCTTACTCGCCATACTGTCTACACTTGGGATAATCTAGCTCAGCCGCTAGAAGACTTGCGGGAGCATCTTGACCGAGTGTGGTCTCCTGTGTCCCATATGAATGCGGTGGTTAATAGCGATGGATTACGGCGGGCTTACAATGCCTGTTTGCCTAAACTTAGCGAGTTTGCCACTGAACTCGGGCAAAACGAAAACTTGTACCGGGCCTTTCAATCGATTGCTGAAGGCGACGAGTATCCGAGCCTGAATGTTCCCCAGAAAAAAATTATTGTCAATGCCCTGCGCGATTTTCGGCTTTCAGGAGTGACTCTGCCATCGGAAAAGAAAGCTCGCTTTAAAGCCATCCAGCAGCAGTTAGCCAGTTTAAACGCCAAATTTGAGGAAAATCTGCTGGATTCGACCCAAGCTTGGCGTAAGCACCTTGCGGATGAGACAATCCTGGCGGGACTACCCGAGGGAGCACGGGCCCAAGCGCGCCAAGCAGCGGAACAAGCGGGCCTGGAGGGTTGGTTGTTGACCTTGGAAGCACCTTCCTATGTTGCGGTCACGACCTACGCCGATGACCGGGAACTACGGGAAGAAATTTACACCGCCTTTGTCACTCGCGGTTCGGATCAGGGCCCCCATGGAGGGCGCTGGGATAATACTCAAGTCATGGAGGAAATCTTGGCCTTGCGCCATGAAGCGGCACAGTTGCTTGGTTTTGCCAATCATGCTGAATGCTCCCTAGCTACCAAAATGGCCGGAAATCCGCAGCAAGTATTAGATTTTCTTAATGATCTAGCCGTCCGCTCCAAACGAGTGGCCGAGCAGGATTTAGCTGAGGTCCGATCCTTTGCCCAGGCACACTATGGTATTGAGGATCTCCAGGCGTGG
This sequence is a window from Nitrosococcus oceani ATCC 19707. Protein-coding genes within it:
- a CDS encoding PAS domain S-box protein, producing the protein MNKREIDPARAELELERELTKEKSVEQSLPQQIVSLKERLFQQAVELKKVKATLKESEERFNQVAAMTGEWIWEQDDKGHYTYSSISVDAVLGYPWQALIGRCYDEFIPIEEQEKLRSKMRQGVETGQGFQHLIRRYRHRDGHLVFTESTAMPVFDEQNSLLKWRGIDRDITATRRADELVFMLSRALEQSPNAILITDLKGNIEYVNTSFTRLTGYEAKEVIGKNPSLLQSGKTPLEQYRRLWETIRAGREWRDEIQDRKKSGELYWALETITALRDGEGNPTHFLAIQEDITERKRVEAALRESEAQTRLIIENALDAIVLISANDSITDWNPQAEKIFGWKREEVLGLSLAETIIPPRHREAHWQGLRRFLNTGKGPILGKRVELSALHRDGHEFPVELTVLPLKVRNSYVFSGFLRDLTQQKETEEAIRQARVKLAVAQNEMRIAQQIQESLFPPAPLVLPTVKIMGYCLPATHVGGDYFDYFQWRDKTIDIVIADVSGHSVGPALLMAEARSALKSQFHLHRTVVETLSSLNETLYEDLDRADLFITLCYLRYDMVTRQLTYANAGHLPPLLFRQGQRCRQLDADGLVLGVNREVIFETRSESLQPGDMLFLYTDGIIEAENKKGDFFGIERLCDLLNEHHQAGSEPQEIITNIIERLQAFRHRKTFEDDVTMVVVKVL